In Sporichthyaceae bacterium, a genomic segment contains:
- a CDS encoding DUF418 domain-containing protein, whose amino-acid sequence MLEQRHDAATRERFGATEVSARSLAPDLARGAMLLLIALGNAHLFLYQHRPVGLHAYPIPESTAERLAVLIPITFFDGRELPLFAFLFGYGAVQLSRRHTREGADQHTVRSLIRWRGWCMILIGFLHAVLLFGGDIIGAYGLVAVALAGVLVRTSDRKLLIAAGLGMVPIGAVAAWSYASRPHGQEYYLPSLQSLAATGWLRGVGGRLSDWLTFGIPTALFLAAPPVLLGAWAARRRILDEPERHRRLLLRVTVIGLGLGYLGGLPLAVQAASLPLNWSPSTSMDLAGVAHTVTGYAGAVGYAALAGLLAIRFRDRPGRVVTALAACGQRSMTCYILQSVVFVGVLASYGGGLGNRLGLLSTAVLAIATWALSVVVAEAMSRRGYRGPAEVLLRRLTYRRFRTPNLP is encoded by the coding sequence GTGCTCGAGCAGCGGCATGACGCAGCGACCCGGGAGCGGTTCGGCGCGACCGAGGTTTCGGCGCGTTCACTCGCACCGGATCTGGCGCGGGGGGCGATGCTGCTCCTGATCGCGCTGGGCAACGCCCATCTGTTCCTGTACCAACACCGCCCGGTCGGCCTGCACGCCTACCCCATCCCGGAGTCGACCGCCGAACGGCTGGCCGTACTGATCCCGATAACCTTTTTCGACGGTCGCGAACTTCCGTTGTTCGCGTTCCTGTTCGGCTACGGGGCCGTGCAGTTGTCGCGTCGACACACCCGCGAGGGTGCCGACCAGCACACCGTCCGGAGCCTCATCCGGTGGCGCGGCTGGTGCATGATCCTCATCGGGTTCTTGCACGCGGTACTGCTGTTCGGCGGGGACATCATCGGGGCCTACGGGCTGGTCGCCGTCGCGCTGGCCGGCGTGCTGGTCCGGACCAGCGACCGGAAGTTGCTGATCGCGGCGGGTCTGGGCATGGTGCCGATCGGCGCCGTCGCCGCGTGGTCGTATGCGTCCCGACCCCACGGCCAGGAGTACTACCTGCCGTCCCTGCAGTCGCTGGCGGCGACCGGTTGGCTGCGCGGGGTCGGGGGCCGGCTCTCCGATTGGCTGACGTTCGGTATCCCCACGGCGCTGTTCCTGGCGGCGCCGCCCGTCCTGCTCGGCGCCTGGGCGGCCCGGCGACGGATCCTCGACGAGCCGGAACGGCATCGCCGGCTGCTGCTCCGGGTGACGGTCATCGGCCTGGGACTGGGCTATCTGGGCGGTCTGCCGTTGGCGGTGCAGGCGGCTTCCCTGCCGCTGAACTGGTCGCCCTCGACGAGCATGGACCTGGCGGGGGTGGCGCACACGGTGACCGGGTACGCCGGCGCAGTCGGCTATGCCGCGTTGGCCGGACTCCTCGCGATCCGATTCCGCGACCGGCCGGGCCGGGTGGTCACGGCCCTGGCCGCGTGCGGCCAGCGGTCGATGACCTGCTACATCCTGCAGTCCGTGGTGTTCGTCGGGGTACTGGCCTCCTACGGCGGAGGCCTCGGCAACCGACTGGGGCTGTTGTCGACCGCGGTTCTGGCCATCGCGACCTGGGCGCTGAGCGTCGTGGTGGCCGAGGCCATGAGCCGGCGGGGCTACCGAGGCCCGGCCGAGGTCCTCCTCCGGCGCCTCACCTACCGACGGTTCCGGACGCCGAACCTGCCCTGA
- a CDS encoding type II CAAX endopeptidase family protein has protein sequence MNPSAKTRVPVSGRAPEVLASSGNGAPGGGAGYPYLLRVANTRWWHPLAGSTVLVLVWGIPATVLVQILSTVFGADADRMSTAADVTAVGLQIALLIPGAVAAVVLVHRVRPGVLLSASGRPRAGLFVVGLAVATPAFIPMVLAKRAEFAAEPDPIAGAAGWIGWQAFLPLFAAIVLVLPFQAAAEEIVFRGYLTQAVATWTRRVWPAALASSLMFVAVHPIHDVWSFADKLFFGLAMFWLTWRTGGLEAAIALHVVYNLLLVVAVAADGRVTEMLKDSRTDALGGLTSMGGTAVAVAALDWWFRHRAAVVRTDSEGGARARAAA, from the coding sequence GTGAACCCTTCGGCCAAGACGCGCGTCCCGGTATCCGGCCGGGCCCCGGAAGTTTTGGCGTCTTCCGGCAACGGCGCGCCCGGCGGCGGCGCGGGGTATCCCTACCTGCTCCGCGTGGCCAACACCCGGTGGTGGCATCCACTCGCGGGCTCGACTGTGCTTGTCCTGGTCTGGGGAATCCCGGCGACGGTGCTGGTCCAGATCCTCTCCACGGTATTCGGAGCGGACGCCGACCGGATGAGCACGGCGGCCGACGTGACCGCTGTGGGACTGCAGATCGCTCTGCTGATTCCCGGCGCCGTGGCGGCGGTGGTCCTGGTGCACCGGGTGCGCCCGGGAGTGCTGCTGTCGGCCTCAGGTCGTCCGCGAGCGGGCCTGTTCGTCGTCGGGTTGGCTGTCGCGACGCCTGCGTTCATCCCGATGGTGCTGGCGAAAAGAGCGGAGTTCGCCGCCGAGCCCGACCCCATCGCCGGGGCGGCCGGCTGGATCGGTTGGCAGGCCTTCCTGCCGTTGTTCGCGGCGATCGTGTTGGTCCTCCCGTTCCAGGCGGCCGCCGAGGAAATCGTCTTCCGGGGGTACCTGACCCAGGCGGTGGCGACCTGGACCCGCCGAGTCTGGCCTGCGGCGTTGGCAAGTTCGCTGATGTTCGTCGCGGTGCACCCGATCCACGACGTGTGGTCCTTCGCGGACAAGCTCTTCTTCGGTCTCGCGATGTTCTGGTTGACCTGGCGCACCGGTGGTCTGGAGGCCGCGATCGCTCTCCACGTGGTCTACAACCTCCTGCTCGTAGTCGCGGTAGCCGCCGACGGCCGGGTCACCGAGATGCTCAAGGACTCCCGGACCGACGCCCTCGGGGGGCTCACCAGCATGGGCGGGACAGCGGTCGCGGTGGCGGCCTTGGACTGGTGGTTCCGACACCGCGCAGCCGTGGTGCGAACGGATTCGGAAGGGGGGGCCCGTGCTCGAGCAGCGGCATGA